A segment of the Nostoc sp. TCL26-01 genome:
TTTTTACTTATATCCTTAGCAATTAGCATAATTAAACAGAGATTGCTTACTTTATAGTAAATCAGAAAATAACTTTATCTGTTGTCATCCTTCTTTACGCCAATCATCACAATAATCTTAGAGGATGTTTTAAAAGTATCATGTGTAACACCAAAATCTCAAAAACCTAACCCCTAACCCCTTCCCTTGTAGGGAAGGGGAACAGGAAAATCAGGGTTTCAAAGCCTCTCTCCGTGTCGGGGAGAGGTTTGGAGAGGGGTTTCTACTATACTTTTCGACTTTTCAAACATCCTCTTAAACTTTGACAACACTACCTAATTGCGTATAATCACAAAGCAGTATTTATATAATGATTACTTATTTAAAACATTGAGCGCGACTACTGATATCGTCCAAAAACTCTGGAATCTCTGTCACGTCTTGCGGGACGATGGGATTACTTATCTCGATTATGTAACTGAATTAACATACCTACTGTTCCTGAAGATGGCGCAGGAAACAGGGACAGAAAGCCAAATCCCTGAAGGCTGTCGCTGGGGTGATTTGGTGGTTAAGGATGGCATCGAACAGATGAACTTTTACCGCACCACCTTGTTAAATTTGGGTTCTAACAGTCCCCCACGAGTGCAAGCCATCTTTGCTAATGCCCAAACAGCCCTGAAAAAACCGCAAATCCTTAATAAGCTGGTCAAAAGCATTGATGAACTGGACTGGTACTCCGCCAAGGAAGAAGGTTTAGGCGATTTGTACGAAGGACTGTTAGAGAAGAACGCCAGTGAGAAAAAATCTGGTGCAGGGCAATACTTTACGCCACGTCCTTTGATTGATTGCATGGTGGAACTCATCAAACCACAAGCGGGGGAACTGGTACAAGACCCCGCAGCTGGGACAGGTGGGTTTTTAATTGCTGGCGATCGCTATATTAAAAAACACACTGATGATTTATTTGACCTCAGTGAGGCGGAACAGTCGTTTCAGCGTTACCAAGCCTTCTACGGCATTGAATTAGTACAGGATGCCCATCGGCTGTTATTAATGAATATGCTGCTACATGGCATTGAGGGGGCTGTAGATTTGGGTGATACTCTCTCTAGTGATGGGCAACAGTTACCAAAAGCCAATGTTATCTTGACTAATCCCCCCTTTGGGACGAAAAAGGGTGGCGGACTGCCTACACGGGATGATTTTACATTTCCTACGTCAAACAAGCAGTTAGCTTTTTTACAGCATATCTATCGCGGACTGTTACCCCAAGGACGGGCGGCGGTGGTGTTACCTGATAATGTGCTGTTTGAAGATGGTCAAGGGCGGAGCATCCGCGCTGATTTGATGGATAAGTGCAACCTGCATACAATTTTACGGTTGCCTACGGGGATTTTCTATGCTCAAGGTGTTAAAACTAACGTGCTGTTTTTCCAACGGGGAACGACGGAGAAGGGGAATACCAAGCAGGTGTGGTTCTATGACATGAGAACTAATATCCCTACTTTTGGTAAGCGCACACCTTTAACTAGAGAGCATTTTCGGGCATTTAAAGAAGTTTACGGGGATGATGCTAATGGGGGAAGTCCGCGTGTAGATGAAGGGGAGTTGGGGCGTTGGCGTTGCTTTACGCGGGAGGATATCGCTAAACGCGGCGAAAACCTGGATATAACTTGGTTGCGGGATGAAAGTTTGCAGTCTGGGGATGATTTACCTGAACCAGATGTAATTGCAGCCGCTATTATGGCGAAGTTACAAAC
Coding sequences within it:
- a CDS encoding N-6 DNA methylase; translated protein: MSATTDIVQKLWNLCHVLRDDGITYLDYVTELTYLLFLKMAQETGTESQIPEGCRWGDLVVKDGIEQMNFYRTTLLNLGSNSPPRVQAIFANAQTALKKPQILNKLVKSIDELDWYSAKEEGLGDLYEGLLEKNASEKKSGAGQYFTPRPLIDCMVELIKPQAGELVQDPAAGTGGFLIAGDRYIKKHTDDLFDLSEAEQSFQRYQAFYGIELVQDAHRLLLMNMLLHGIEGAVDLGDTLSSDGQQLPKANVILTNPPFGTKKGGGLPTRDDFTFPTSNKQLAFLQHIYRGLLPQGRAAVVLPDNVLFEDGQGRSIRADLMDKCNLHTILRLPTGIFYAQGVKTNVLFFQRGTTEKGNTKQVWFYDMRTNIPTFGKRTPLTREHFRAFKEVYGDDANGGSPRVDEGELGRWRCFTREDIAKRGENLDITWLRDESLQSGDDLPEPDVIAAAIMAKLQTAIAQMEALTALLEGEEETEASAELLE